Part of the Gracilimonas sp. genome, AGTCCATTTCCGTAACTGGATAAATAAATTCGATCGGAATCTTTTACAAAATGAGGATTAGACCGGCCATTGCTATAAGTAATGAAATTATTCTCGCTTCCATTGGCATCAATCCAGATTAAATCACTGGTACCCTGGAAAGCTGAACGCTGGGTCGCATTTCTGAAATCCTGAGGATCTCCTTTTATCAATACAATGCGACTGCCATCATTATTCCAAACCGGATCCTGAAAAACTCCTTCTTCTTCATTGATTTGCTGAAGCCTTCTCCCATTGGATCTTACTTTATAAACCTTCCCGGTTTCCGGCGTCCATGTTACAAATGCAATCCAATCCCCATCCGGAGACCAAACGGGTTGTGCCTGAGTTTCATCCAGATTAACTAATTTCCTGGGTTCACCATCCGGAAGCTCCATGGTATAAACTTCATTCAAAGCCGTAAAAGCTAGTTTTTTTCCATCCGGTGAAGGAACAGCATCTCTGATTTGTGTTATTTTAAACTGAGGGGTGTCTTCAATCGGGTAATCAAAATCCAGTTCAGGCCCAAGTTCGATTGTTGAGTTCACAGAAAACGGAATTTCAACGGCATCCCCTCCATCAATCGGGAGTTTCCAAATTTTTCCTCCGTACGAGGTAACAACATGCTTGTTGTCCGGAGTAAAAGACATACCCGGGAGTACATCCCGGGAAGCCCTGGATTCCTGATCATCATGTTGTACAGGATATGCCAGCCAGCTCTCATCTCCTGTCTCCAGGTTCTGTTTCACTAAGCCTGTGTGTTCATCGTGCCGGGTTCCATAAACCAGCCACTTGCCGTCACTTGAAAGTGTTGGCCGAAATGAAGAACCGTATCGATCGGATTGAACCGTAATATCACCTGTTTCCCGGTCATAGGTAGCAATCTGATATTGTGGCAAAGAAGCATTATAGTTCCATGAACCAAATCGGCGAGAAAACCATATATAATGATCATCCGCCCCAAAAGCTCCTTCAGTCATCCGCAAACTGCTTGGCTCACTGACTAAAGCCGTACCCGATCCTCCATCAACATGATACATCCAGATTTTATGATTTCCGGGAGAGTCTTTAGAGGCTATTATATATTTCCCATCCGGCGCCCACTCCGGCGATTGATATTCATTGTTCTTTCCCTTTGTAATTTGTTCTTTTTCTTCGGTTTCAAAATCATACACCCATACACCTTCTCCACCGGAAGCATCTGAAATAAATACCACTTTTTGGCCATCCGGGCTAAACCGGGGCTGACTGTCAAACTGCATTCCCTCGGTTATTTGTGTAGCTTCACCGCCTTCAATTGGAATAGTATATAAATCTCCGAGATAGTCGAAAACAATGGTACTTCCATCAGGGTTAACGTCCAAAGCTATCCAAGACCCCTCTTTTAAATTAAAGCTAAACTCCCTTTCCGCCTCTAAAGGGAGGTCGTTCAGCTTTTCCTTTTCCGTACTATCTGATTCAGCTTCCGTATCTTGAGAAACCCCCATTTGCGGAACAAGCCAGACCAGTAAGGCTATCAATAAAAATTTGACCCCTTTTGAAAAAATGTGTGTATGTAACATGATTATTTTGCTATTTGTATTAAGTGAATGAATCTAAAAAAATTGGCTTAGTACCCCAATCATTTTACAAGTATATACAAGTCTGGAGTACAATTCCAAAATCAGATCCTAAAAAGCATTCTACCATTGGAAGACAGAAATGTTATCTTCAGCAAAAATTTTAATTCATGACTTTTTTAGAAAAGCTAAAGGCTTCTATTACTAATTCAAATTCTACTCTTTGCATAGGGTTAGATCCAAATCTTGATCTTCTTCCCCAACCGATAAAAGATCAGTTTGATACCCCCGAAGAACAGGTAACCTATTTCTGTAAGTTAGTAATTGATTATACAGCTGAGCACTGCGCGGCTTTTAAACCTAATCTTGCTTTTTTTGAAGCTTTGGGAAGAAACGGCCTTGCGGTTTTTGAGGAAGTAATACAACATATCCCAAACGATAAAATCATCATTGCAGATGCAAAAAGAGGAGATATCAGCAGCACATCAGAGCATTACAAAAAAACTTATTTTGATCAATTCAAGGTTGATGCTATCACCTTAAACACGCTTATGGGGTTTGAAACGATAGAAGCTTTTTCAAAACTTGAAGACAAAGGAATTTATGTGCTCACCCTTACTTCTAATCCCGGGGCAGAAGACTTTTTGAAGCGTCCTTTTGAAAAATTTGATATGATGGCACAGTTTATTGCTGATCAATTAGCTAAAAAATCACGTTTCACAAAAAGCCATTTGGGAATGGTGATTGGTGCCACACAAGCAGAAGAAGCCACCTTAGTTCTAAAATATCATCCCGAAGGAAACTTGTTAATACCTGGAATCGGAGCACAAGGTGGATCCATTTCAGAATTGGAAAAGGCACTGAAAAATCATTCAGGAATACCATTAATCAATTCCAGCAGAGGTATTATTTATGCAGGAAAAGATGAAGGAGATTGGCCGGAGTATGTTGCCCAGCAAGCTAAGAAAATGAAACAAAAATTAATGAATATTACAGAGCAGTATGTCTAAGAAGCCGGAAGTTATAGTTTATACAGACGGAGCCTGCAGCGGAAATCCCGGCCCGGGAGGCTGGGGAGCAATTCTCAAATGGAACGGAAAAGAAAAAGAACTTTCCGGAGGAGACCCTCAAACCACCAACAACAGGATGGAAATGCAAGCGGTGATCGAAGCGTTGAATGCACTTAAAAAACCGTGCCTGGTTAAAATCCACAGCGACAGTGCCCTCATCATCAACGCCTTCCAACAAGGATGGATCAAAAACTGGCAAAAACGCGGATGGCGCAAGGCCGATAAAAAACCGGTGGAAAACAAAGAACTGTGGCAGGAAATGCTAAAAGCCATGGAACCTCACGATGTAAAATGGGTAAAAGTGAAGGGGCATTCGGGAATTGAATTGAATGAACGGGCAGATCAACTCGCCGTTACTGCCTCGCAGAAATTTTAAGTGAGATAATTTTAAATGTTAAATGGACGGCATCATCATTTAACTTTTAAAATTAAGCATTCAACATTCACAACAGTGATGAAAAAGGTACCATATCCAGATCATCAAACTGCCCCAGATCGGCTTTCATCCTTCCGGTAATAGCTATCATGGCCGCATTATCCGTACAATAGCTAACTTTTGGGGAATAAAGCCTCACTCCCGTTTCCCTCGCCATCTTTTCACATTTTTCCCGAAGCATGGAATTCGCTGACACACCACCGGCCAACAGAACCGTCTCCACTCCTGTTTGTTGGATAGCACGCTTCAATTTCTTTACCAATACTTCTGCAATTGCAAACGACACACTGGCACAAATATCATTCAAGTGCTCTTTTATCCAGTTTTCTTCCTTATCCTCTAAGTAATAAAGTGCACTGGTTTTCAAGCCCGAAAAGCTAAAATCGAGACCCTCTTGTAACAATGCTTGCGGGAATTTGTGAAATCCGGGATCTCCTTCTTTTGCTAACTTATCCATATGTGGACCCGCAGGATATGGAAGGCCAAGCAGTTTCCCGATTTTATCAAAGGCTTCTCCGGCAGCATCGTCCCTCGTTTTGCCAATAACCTCATGCTTGAAAGGAGACTTTACATGAACCAATTGGGTGTGACCGCCTGAAACAGTGAGCGCAATCAGCGGAAAACCGGGTTGATAATCGATGAAGTTGGCATAAATATGTGCATCCATATGATTCACTCCAATAATTGGAATACCCCTGGAAAGAGCGAGGCCTTTGGCAAAGCAAATTCCTACCAGCAATGAACCCAACAA contains:
- the pyrF gene encoding orotidine-5'-phosphate decarboxylase; this encodes MTFLEKLKASITNSNSTLCIGLDPNLDLLPQPIKDQFDTPEEQVTYFCKLVIDYTAEHCAAFKPNLAFFEALGRNGLAVFEEVIQHIPNDKIIIADAKRGDISSTSEHYKKTYFDQFKVDAITLNTLMGFETIEAFSKLEDKGIYVLTLTSNPGAEDFLKRPFEKFDMMAQFIADQLAKKSRFTKSHLGMVIGATQAEEATLVLKYHPEGNLLIPGIGAQGGSISELEKALKNHSGIPLINSSRGIIYAGKDEGDWPEYVAQQAKKMKQKLMNITEQYV
- the rnhA gene encoding ribonuclease HI → MSKKPEVIVYTDGACSGNPGPGGWGAILKWNGKEKELSGGDPQTTNNRMEMQAVIEALNALKKPCLVKIHSDSALIINAFQQGWIKNWQKRGWRKADKKPVENKELWQEMLKAMEPHDVKWVKVKGHSGIELNERADQLAVTASQKF
- the tsaD gene encoding tRNA (adenosine(37)-N6)-threonylcarbamoyltransferase complex transferase subunit TsaD produces the protein MNILAIESSCDDTSAAVLTDQGIQSNIIASQSIHMQFGGVVPELASRAHQKTITQTVQQALDEGNISLDEIDAVAVTQGPGLLGSLLVGICFAKGLALSRGIPIIGVNHMDAHIYANFIDYQPGFPLIALTVSGGHTQLVHVKSPFKHEVIGKTRDDAAGEAFDKIGKLLGLPYPAGPHMDKLAKEGDPGFHKFPQALLQEGLDFSFSGLKTSALYYLEDKEENWIKEHLNDICASVSFAIAEVLVKKLKRAIQQTGVETVLLAGGVSANSMLREKCEKMARETGVRLYSPKVSYCTDNAAMIAITGRMKADLGQFDDLDMVPFSSLL